From the genome of Wolbachia endosymbiont (group B) of Parapoynx stratiotata, one region includes:
- the ubiG gene encoding bifunctional 2-polyprenyl-6-hydroxyphenol methylase/3-demethylubiquinol 3-O-methyltransferase UbiG yields MSDVISVASDHAGYELKSEIKAYLETLDYTVIDRGCTAEQKSVDYPDYAAEVVEDITNKKANYGILICGTGLGMSTVANRFEGIYAALCNSVEIAKLAREHGNANILCLGAGFTASGLAKDIVKQFLETEFSKESRHKERLDKLSNISKKKTTKTYNEDEISKFAKIAGEWWNENGKFKPLHMMNPVRVSYIVEKIKELKKCDLKELSLLDVGCGGGILSESMARIGISVAGIDVCEENIKVAQSHAKKVGLNIEYTHTSIEELSNDKKYDVVLLMEVVEHVDNLEFFMKKAIELLKPEGLIFISTINRTIKSFCLAIVGAEYILNWLPKGTHNWNKFLKPSEIANHLRENNVILQNMAGMEYNVIKREWNLTKGVDVNYILCGNVVT; encoded by the coding sequence ATGTCAGATGTGATATCAGTTGCTTCAGACCACGCAGGTTATGAACTAAAATCAGAAATAAAGGCTTACTTGGAAACTTTAGATTATACAGTGATAGACCGTGGCTGCACTGCTGAACAAAAGAGTGTAGACTACCCTGACTATGCTGCTGAAGTTGTAGAAGATATAACAAACAAAAAAGCAAATTATGGAATATTAATTTGTGGTACAGGTTTGGGCATGAGTACTGTGGCAAATCGTTTTGAAGGAATCTATGCTGCTTTATGTAATAGTGTTGAGATCGCAAAATTAGCTCGCGAGCATGGCAACGCGAATATACTTTGTCTTGGTGCAGGGTTTACTGCGAGTGGATTAGCAAAAGACATAGTCAAACAATTCCTCGAAACAGAATTTTCAAAAGAAAGTAGACATAAAGAACGCCTTGATAAACTTAGCAATATTAGCAAGAAAAAAACCACAAAAACTTATAACGAAGATGAAATATCAAAATTCGCTAAAATAGCAGGTGAATGGTGGAATGAGAATGGCAAATTCAAGCCATTGCACATGATGAATCCTGTGAGAGTATCATACATCGTTGAGAAAATAAAAGAATTAAAAAAATGCGATTTAAAAGAACTATCATTGCTCGATGTTGGTTGTGGTGGTGGCATTTTGTCAGAGTCAATGGCGCGTATTGGTATTAGCGTTGCAGGAATAGATGTATGTGAGGAAAACATAAAAGTGGCACAGTCGCATGCGAAGAAAGTAGGGTTAAATATAGAATACACACACACTAGCATTGAAGAGCTAAGCAATGACAAGAAGTATGACGTGGTTTTGTTGATGGAAGTGGTTGAACATGTCGATAATTTAGAGTTTTTCATGAAAAAAGCAATAGAGCTGTTGAAGCCAGAAGGGCTAATTTTTATATCGACGATAAATAGAACTATTAAATCCTTCTGTCTTGCAATAGTCGGCGCAGAGTACATATTAAACTGGCTGCCAAAAGGCACACATAATTGGAATAAATTTCTCAAGCCATCAGAAATTGCAAATCATCTAAGGGAAAACAACGTAATACTGCAAAACATGGCTGGTATGGAATATAATGTAATAAAGCGTGAATGGAACTTGACCAAAGGTGTGGATGTTAATTATATACTTTGTGGAAACGTTGTAACTTGA